The DNA segment TGAAGCCTTTGCCCTCCTCATGGATCGCCACGCCCGCGCCGTCTGGAACCTCGTGGCCCGCACCCTCCACGACCCCACCGAGGCCGAAGACATCACCCAGGCCGTCTTCGTCCAGGTCTGGAAATCCGCACCCCGCTACCAACCCACCGCTCCCTTCCGCACCTGGCTCTTCACCATCGCACGCAACCTCTGCCTCAACGAACTGCGCCGACGCGCCCGGCACCCCGCCGAACCCCTCGAAACCAAACCCACGGAATCCGAAACACCCACCCAACCGCCACCCGACCCCACCGTCCCACCCCCGACCGAGTCCCTCCTGCAC comes from the Limisphaera ngatamarikiensis genome and includes:
- a CDS encoding RNA polymerase sigma factor, encoding MASAPDPDAELMSRVKRGDREAFALLMDRHARAVWNLVARTLHDPTEAEDITQAVFVQVWKSAPRYQPTAPFRTWLFTIARNLCLNELRRRARHPAEPLETKPTESETPTQPPPDPTVPPPTESLLH